In Pseudomonas sp. Q1-7, the genomic window GGTCGGCCAGAACCACGAAGGCGCCATCGCCAACTCCAGCTCCAGCACCGACGTAACCGGCGGCAAAAACAGCAATCTCGGCGGCCTGGTCGGCGTCAACCGTTACGGCACGATAGCCAACTCTCAAGCCAGCGGTCGGGTGATCGGCAACGGCGCGGACAGCGTTGGCGGCCTGGTCGGCAACAACCTGGGTGGCACCATCACCAACAGTTCGGCGAACGGCACGGTGTCCGACGCGAACGGCAGCAGCCTGGGTGGGCTGGTCGGGCAAAGCCAGAACGGCCTGATGACCAACGTCTCGACATCCGGCTACGTAGCCGGCGGCTCGAAGGCCAGTGTCGGCGGCCTGGTGGGCTACAGCCGCAATACCTCCATCACCAACGCGTCCTCCAGCACCGCCAGTATTTCCGGCGGTGCCGACGCCCATGTGGGAGGACTGGTGGGCTACAGCTGGAATAGCGCCATCGCCAACGCCTCGTCCTCCAACTTCGTGGCCGGCGGAAATGGAAGTCATGTCGGCGGCCTGGTCGGCACCCTTCAGGGCGGCAGGATCAACAACGCATCCGCCGGTGGCAGCATCAGTGGTGGAAACAACGCTCGGGCCGGTGGCCTGGTGGGGATGAACAACGGCGAGATCACCAACGCCAACGCATCCGGCCGAGTTAGCGGCGGCCAAAAGGCCCAACTGGGTGGCCTGGTGGGGCAGAACCGCGGTTGGATCCAGCAGTCTTCGGCCGGCGGCCATGTCGAAGGTTATCCTGGCCAGATCTATGGCGGGCTGGTCGGCATGGACTACACGCCCCGGCGGCAGCAGCTCAACTCCACTTACGGCGACGCGGCCAGTATTCCGATGACCGGCAGCAAGTACCTTCCCTTCTAACCTGACCCGCGGCCCGGCATGTCCTTGTCGGGCCGCCCTTCCCCCGTCCATAAACGAAGCCCTGTCCGCAACCGCGGGCTCGGCGCATCACGCGCCCTGGCCCTGGTTCAGCCAAGCGGACAGGGCTTCCCTTCGCCCAGGTACAGGCAAGGCCCGATAACGAGCCCTTTCCGAACTCTGCTGACGCACGCTGCACACCAGCGGCATGCCGCCTATGCCGCCTATGCCGCCTATGCCGCCTATGCCGGCGAGCGTGGTGAGGCGGCAGGCCGTGGAAATCGGACCTGCCTCCTGTGTCCACACACAAGGTTCTCAGTTGTACGACAGGCTGAAGGTGAGGGCGCCGTTAGCCGTGCCCGGTGACACCCGATTTCCTGTCTGGATATAACGCGCTGCCAAGCCGATTGCATTGACGCCACTGTGAGTCACGCCCATGTCACGGGGTTTCCCCAGCGGGATCGGGGTGTTGTCCGCCGCATCGAGAATCTGGATGCCCACACCCGCCGCAGTGGAAGACGACGTCAGCGAAATGGTGCCTTCCCAGCCAGCGACTTGGTGGGTGGCATCCAGGTTCAGCTTCATCGAAGCACCCTGGTCGCACTCCAGGCTGAGGGAGAAGGGGACCTGCCGCGAGGTACTGCCCGGAGCGTGGAACTGGCTTGCCTGGACGCGGTCCATGGGCACGTTGATGCTGCTTTTCGTCAGGTTGCAGGCTGCCGTCTCAATCTGGACCGGGGAGAACGAATAAGAAAACAAGGGTTTCCGGTAGAGCCCGCCCACGAACGAGTCGGGTTCGACCGAGACCTTGAAGTCGGGAAAGCTGATGATACGGTCCTGACCAATGTTGCGGGTCTTGACCAGTTTGAACACCTGCCTGATCCAATAGGTCTTCTGGCCTCCCAGGTAAGGAAACGAAACCGTCGGACGCGGCGTGGTGCTGTTCAGGCTGCTTCCGCTCATCACGAAGGCCCCCGACTCATTTGGAGTCTCCAGCGTCCAGTGGAGGCCAATCCCAGAGACCGTCGTGTCCAGATAGATGCTATCGGACGTCCTGCTCGGGTTGTTCTTGTCTTTGAAAATCTCGGCCCTTCTGCCGGTCGGATACCACTTGTTGTTGCACTCTATGGTGCTCGATATTTCCGTACTGGCCAGTTCGTCGCCTGCTTTGGCAGTGGGCGGAATAACGAGTCTGTCTGGAAACTTGATGACCAGCGGTGACGTGCTTGTGGGCCAGCAGACGTCGTCCAGCGCCGCCTGGGCGCCGCTTGAAAGAGCGAGCAGGTAGAGCGGGAGAAACCTTGCAGCGGGTACCTGTCTGATCATGACGAACTCCGGTGTAGAGGAAGTCGTCGATCGTAGAAGAGCGGTCGACCCGTTTATTGGCCGGATTACCCATACAGGTTGTAGTTAATTTCCCAAATCCACTGCCGCCGACTCAATGACGGGTGATGGGTATCCCGTCAATCCCCACCGCGCAGGGAATTCCCGGATTTCATCCGAGCTACGAATCCAGCCATCGGTGGGTATCGCCGGGCTACGCCCTATCCCCTCGAACACTCACTGCGCCAGCGGGTACAGCCGCTCGTCGAACTGATCGAGGCGCGGAAACTGCAACGGTGTATCCGCCTCCAGTCCCTGCAGGCGCGCCTGGTAGGCCCGCAGGAAATCCTGGCGGGCTTCGTTGCTGATGTAAGGCACATGCCAGGCCACGAAGGGCGGTAGCACCTCCAGGCCGACATAGGCCAGCGTGCCCCGCAGCATGTCTTCCAGCGGGCCGTGAATCGCGCCCTCGCCAAACATGTGCTCGCGCCCGCCGAGGGTCAGGGTCGCTGTTCATCGACGGGCTGACCTTCAGTCAGCCGGGCGCAATGACGCGGCGTCCCTTGGCTAGGCTTAGGTGTCTCTGCCACCACCCCGGAGACTTGCCATGCCCATCGAAAAAGCCCTATACACCGCCCACGCCGAAGCCTACGGCGGCCGCGAAGGCCGCGCCGTATCGTCCGACGGCATACTCGACGTGAAGCTGACCACACCCAAGGAGCTGGGCGGTGCGGGCGGCGACGGCACCAATCCCGAGCAATTGTTCGCCGCCGGCTACTCGGCCTGCTTCCTCGGCGCCATCAAGTTCGTCGCCGGCAAGGAGAAGATCACCCTGAGCGAGGACACCTCTATAGAAGGCGCGGTGGGCATCGGCACCCTGCCCACGGGCTTCGGCATCGAGGTGGAGCTGAAGATATCCCTGCCCGGGCTGGACAAGCAGGCGGCCAGGGATCTGGTGGACAAAGCCCACATCGTCTGCCCCTACTCCAACGCCACGCGCGGCAATATCAACGTGACCCTGACCCTGGTATAGGGACGCGCCGGAAAGCAGAAGGGAGGCCACTGGCCTCCCTTCTTATTTCACCTTGTAGATGATCCCCGGACTGCACTGGACCATCTGGTAGAGGTCCGGCAGGCCATTGAGCGCCTCGGACGCGCCGAGGAACAGATAGCCGCCTGGTTTCAGGGTGGCATGGATGCGGGTGAGGATGTCCTTCTTCACCTCGGCGGAGAAGTAGATCAGCACATTGCGGCAGAAGACGATGTCGAACTTGCCCAGCGCGGCGTAGCTGTCCAGCAAGTTCAGCGGGCGGAACTCCACGCGGCTGCGGATGGCCGGCTTCACCGCCCAGCGCCCCGGCCCCTTGGGATCGAAGTAGCGGGCCAGGCGTTCCTGGGACAGGCCGCGGCCCATGGCCAGGCTGTCGTACTCGCCGGAACGGCAGGCCGCCAGCATCGAGGAGGACAGGTCCGTGGCGACGATACGCGCCCCGGCCTTCAGTTGCCCGAGGTTGATCTTCTCGAATTCGTCGATCGCCATGGAGATGGAGAACGGTTCCTGCCCCGAGGAACTGGCCGCCGACCAGATTCGCAGCGGCTGGTTCGGACTGGCCTTGATCAGCTCGGGCAGCACCCGGCTCTTCAACACTTCGAAGGGGTAGGTGTCGCGAAACCAGAGGGTTTCGTTGGTGGTCATGGCGTCGATGACCTGCTCGCGCAGGCCGCCATGGGAAAAACCCTGGATGCGCTGCGTCAGTTCGCCCAGGGTCTTGATGCCGTTCTGCTCCATCAGCTTGTTCAGCCGACTGGAGACCAGATACTGCTTGTTGCTGCCCAGCAGGATGCCGCAGGACTTTTCCAGGAAAACCCGGAACTGCTCGAAATCCACATTGCCTGAAGACACTAAGGGCGCCTCACCGATCTGTATCCATGTCAGGGGGCCGGCCTCAGCCCCCGTCCGTTACCTTGATGCGTTCCACGACCCGTGCCGCGAGGTCGTCCGGCTTGAACTTGGCAAGGAAGTCATCCGCCCCCACCTTTTTCACCATCGCCTGGTTGAACACACCGGAAAGCGAAGTATGCAGGAGGATATGCAGCTTCTGCATGCGTGGATCGTTGCGGATTTCCGCCGTCAGCGTGTAGCCGTCCATCTCCGGCATCTCGATGTCGGAAACGATCATCAGCAGTTCCTGCTCCGGCGCCTTGCCCTCCTCCACCATTCCGCGCAGGTAGTCGTAGGCCTGGCGCCCATCGTTGAGGGCCTTGACCTCCACACCGACGGTTTCCAGGCAGCGCATCACCTGTTTGCGCGCCACCGAGGAGTCGTCGACGATCAGGACCCGCTTGCTGACCGCCTTGCTCTGGGTCTCGATATCGACAACGCCTTCGGACACCACCTCGGAGGTCGGCGCCACTTCGGCGAGAATCTTCTCGACATCGATGATTTCCACCAGTTGCTTGTCGACCCGGGTCACGGCCGTCAGGTAATGCTCGCGGCCGGTTCCCTTGGGTGGCGGATGGATCTCCTCCCAGTTCATGTTGACGATGCGCTCCACCGAGCGCACCAGGAAACCCTGCACCTTGGTGTTGTATTCCGTAATGATGACGAAGCTGTTCTTCAGGTCATCCAGGCCTCTGCGCCCAGTCGCCATGGACAGGTCGAGAATCGGAATGGTACCCCCACGGATATTGGCGACCCCGCGTACCACCGGGCTGGACTTGGGCATCAGGGTGAGACGGGGGCACTGCAGCACCTCCTTCACCTTGAACACGTTGATCCCGTAGAGCTGCGATCCATCGAGACGGAACAACAGCAGCTCCAGGCGGTTCTGCCCGACCAGTTGGGTACGCTGGTTAACCGAATCCAAAACACCGGCCATGACCAGACTCCTGTTACAAGTCATTCGAACGCCCGCCTCAGACTAGCAGGCGGCACGACCCTTGCTTATGAATTTGCATGAACACCAAGACGACGCTTTTCCGACACCTGATGGCAAAACGCCGCAAATCGTTTGCGGCTGTTTTACCCGCTTTGTGCTGTCTCGGCTACAGCCCGATGTCGAGTGCCGCTCTGACGTCGCCTGAAGTGCTTATCGGCACAGCCGAAGGCTTTCTTGAGTACGCCGTCGAAGAATATCTGCAGCGCAGCAGCATTCAGGGGCGCAGCGAGATCGAGGTCAATCGCCTTGATCCGCGCCTGCGCCTGGCAGCGTGCGACGAAGATTTGACGTCCAGGCTGGAAAGCCCCGCGCAGCCGCTAGGGCGCGTCACGGTACGGATTCGCTGCGACGGAAGTTCGCCCTGGACTGTGTTCGTTCCGGCCCAGGTGAAGCTCTACCGGGAGGTGGTGGTCGTGACACGGCCGTTGCGCCGTGGAGCACCCATCGCCCCCCAGGACGTGACCGTTGCCGAGCGCGACGTGGGCTTGCTCAACCAGGGATTTCTCAGCGACCCGGCGCAGACCATCGGCCAGAAGACCACACGCACCCTGCTGCCCGACCAGGTATTGGCTCCCCTGCACCTGCAGCAGGCCGAAGTGGTGAGCAAGGGCGACCAGGTGGTGATCAGTGCCGCGAACTCGGCCATCAGCGTGCGCGTGCCGGGCGAGGCCCTGGCCAATGGCGCGCCCGGCGAGCAGATCCGGGTCCGCAACCTGAGTTCCGGACGGGTGGTGAAGGCCCGGGTCAAGGCGCCAGGCCAGGTCCAGGTGGACATGTAGGCATGATTCCACTGGCGCCGCAGAGGATCGATTTCCTAAAATCGGCAGGAACGAAAGAATTTTCTAAAGTTATCCCGGACAGGGCCGATAACACGGTAAGCGTCCAACTAGCGTCCGAGGTTCAGCATCATGGTTATCGACTTCAACCGGCTCAATAACGGCCCCACGCCCAGCGGTTCGGGGCGTACCGGCAACACCGAGGCCGGCAGGAACGAAACCGTCACCAGCGGCCAGGCCGTCTCGTCCCAGAACACCGGCGAGCAGGCTCCGGCTGCCAAGAGCGGCGAATCCGTGCAACTGAGCAGCGAAGCTCAGGTGCTGCAGAAAGCCGGCGAAAAACTGCGCGACCTGCCCGTGGTGGACAAGGAGCGCGTCGAAAAGCTCAAGCAGGCCATAGCCGACGGCTCTTACCAGGTCGACAGCAAACGCGTGGCCAGTAAGCTGCTGAACTTCGAATCCCAGCGCTAGTCCACGGGCAGCGCTGGGGAACTTGGACGCCCGATCCCCAGAGCGCGTATGCACGACACCAACCTGCTTCAGCTGTTCACTGACGATATCGGCCACGCCCAGCGTTTGCTTGAGCTGATGGACGAAGAATTCCAGGCCCTGGGCGAGCGCGACCTCGCCCGCCTCGAAAAACTGCTCGCCGAGAAACAGCCCCTCCTCGCCCAACTCGACCAGCATGGCCGCCAGCGCAGCCAGTTGCTGGCCAGCCTGCAGCTCAGCGCCGACCGCGCAGGCCTGCAACAGCTCGCCGAGCGCTCCTCACTGGGCCAGGCGCTGCTCGATCACGGCGATGAACTCAGCCAGTTGCTGGAACGCTGCAAGGCGCTCAACGAGCGCAACGGCCGCCTGATCCGCGCCAACCGGGCATCGGTCGGCAGCATGCTCGGCATCCTGCGTGGCGGCGACACGCCCAGCCTCTATGACAGCCGGGGTGCGGCCGCTAGAATCGGCCAGCAGCGCCCGCTCAGCCAGGCCTGACAAGACATACAAGAAAAGCGCAAAGACATGCGGCATGATGCCACTACTCTTTGCGCAGTCCGCTTTTGCGTTTGGAGAGACCTGGACCGTGTCCAACCCATTCCACGAAGAGAACGGCCCACAACCCCCCAAGGTGCTCAAGGCGCCGGTGGAAATCCTGGCCAACCTTCGTCTGCTGCAGCAACACCATGATCCGCTGATCATCACCTTCCACGACCGTAACCAGCGCTTCCAGAGCTACCTGGTGGAAGTAGACCGCGACCGCGGCCTGATCGCCCTGGATGAAATGATCCCGAACGACGGCGAACGCTTCCTGAAGAACGGCGAAACCTTCCGTGTCGAAAGCTTCCACGAAGGCGTGCGGATCGCCTGGGATGTCCAGCAGCCGGCCAGCGTCGGCGAGTTCGAGGGGGACCGCTGCTACTGGTGCGCCCTGCCCGAGGAAGTGACCTATCACCAGCGCCGCAACGCCTTCCGCGCCACCCTCAAGCAGAGTCAGTTGGTTCCCGTGGAGCTGGACGGCGACAGGATGTCGTCGCCGATCAAGGGCGTGATGCTGGATATCTCCGCGACCGGCTGCAAACTGCGCTTCGACGGCGACCTGAACGGCCGCCTGCAACCTGGCCAGGTCTATGAGCGCTTCAGCGCCAGGATGCCCATCGGCCCCATCACCACCCCCGTCGAACTGCGCCACCTGCATTTCGATGAAAAGCTCGGCGTGAGCTTCGTCGGCATTCGCTTCCACAAGATGAGCGGGCTGGTGCAGCGCAACGTCGAACGCTTCGTCTACCAGTTGCAGCGGGAAGCCCGGCGTTTCGAGAAAGACGAACTGTTCTAGTCGTCAGGCGACTCCGAACTTGAACCCCAGCCGCCCCAGGCGCGGTAGATGTTCGGGGTCGTCCAGCACCCACAACGAGGGCAGCAGCCCGTGCCGCCAATCCAGTTCCTGCAGGCGCTCGCAGGTCAGGGCCAGCACCCGGTCGCTGCCCCAGGGCATGGCCTCGAACAGCCGTGGATCGACGCGACGCAGACCGAGCAACACGTAGCGTCCGTCTTCGGTCGGCCCCAGCACCGCCTGATGCTGGTCCAGCGCCTCACAAGCGGCTGACAGGTAATCGGCATCCAGCATCGGGCAATGCTGGCCGATGAGCACCACAGCATCGTTCTCGGAAAGGCCCAGGGCGGCAATGCGCCGCATTCGCTCACCCAGGTCGCCGACCGGCTGGCCCACCACCATCCAGTCGTTATCCTCGGCCAAGGCTTCCAGGGCCTCGTCCGGTCCATCCTCGATCCAGAAGATGCGCTCACTGAAACCCAGTGGCGGAAGATTGAGTACCCGTGCCACCAGTTGCCGGTGCAACCGTTCCACGCCTTCCTCCCCCAGCTCCGGTAGCAGCCTGGGGTGGAGCTTGCCGGCCTGCGGGGCACTGGCAAGCAGATGCAGGGAGATGCTCAACGTCATGACCAGATCCTCCTTGAAGTCCCAAGGCGAGCCTTGGGCTTGAAGCTCGGGTAGCCACACCGGACGATCATTGGGCAAAAAGGCTGTGGCATTGGGCCACTAGTTGCTCGGCTGCGGTCGCTCCTGCATGTCCTCGCCCGACGGCGGGGGCGATGGTGGGGTATCGCCACTCTGCATCTGGTCGAGCACCGCCTGCTCGTCGACGCGCGGGTCCAGCGCCGCCACCAGGGGCGAACTGATCATGTTGTCCGGGGTCGGCACATGGTGCAGGGGCGCCTCGTCGACCCGGTGCAGACCGGTAACCGCTGCCGGCCGCACCCGCAACACCAGCACCACCGCGCAGAAACAGACGAACGCGTACAGCATGTTCGGCCCCAACTGCTTCATCAGGGCGCCCGTCAGCAAGGGGCCGATGCTCGCCCCCACGCCGAAGGTGATCAGCAACATGGCGGTAAGCGAGACGCGCCGCTCGGCTTCTATATGGTCATTGGAAAAGGCCACCGCCAGCGGGTACAGGCTGAACTGCAGCAGGCAGACCAGGAAGCCCACCGGGAACAGCACCTCCAGCGGCGCGTCCGGCATGATCGCCAGGGGCAAGGCGCACAGCGCGAGCAGGGCCGCCGTGATACGGATCAGCAATGCCCGGTCGTGACGGTCCGACAGCCAGCCCAGCGGCCACTGCACGAGCAGGCCAGCGAGGATGCAGCAGCCCATGAACAGACCCACCTGGTCGATAGGCAGCCCCTGGGCGGTAGCGTAGAGCGGCGCCAGGCCATAGAAGGAGCCGATTACCAGGCCGGACACCAGCACTGTGCTCAGCGACTGTGGCACCCGTTTGATGAAGAAGCGCGGCTCCAGCGGCGCCGGATGCAGGGGGGCCGGGTGCAACTTGCGCGTCAGCGCCACCGGCACCAGGCACAGGGCAAAGCACATGGCCACCAGCATCAGCAGCTCCGGACCGAGCCCCGGGTGCAGGACCAGTACCAGTTGCCCCAGTACCAGGCCCAGGTAGGAGGCCACCATGTAGCCAGCGAACACCTGGCCACGCTGGTTCGCGTCGGCCTGCTCGCTGAGCCAGCTTTCGATCACCATGTACTGGCACATCATCCCCAGGCCCACCAGCATCCGCATGAACAGCCAGGCTGGCAGGACGCTGATCAGGCCGTGTCCGAGTACGGCCGCCGTCACGACCCCGGCACAGGCCACGTAGGCACGGATATGCCCGACCCGGGCGATCAGCCGGTGGCCCAGCTTGCCGCCGAGGATCAGGCCGAAATAGTTGGCCGCCATCAAGGCGCCGACCCAGAGCCCGTCCACCTTGTCCGCCGCCAGGCGCAGACCGAGGTAGGTACTGAGCAGGCCGGAGCCGATCAACATCAACAGGGTGGCGAAATACAGTGCGCGAAACGACTTCCAGATCCGATGCATCGACGGCTCCAGCCGGCTCCTTGTGCGGGGAGGACCGCCCGGACGGGCGGCCCTTGGACGATCAGACCTGGGTGGCGAGGATGCGCCGTTCCCAGGGCGTGATCTCATCGAAGAAGCTGCTGAGCTCCATCGTCTTTGTAGCAATGTAGCCTTCGATGAACTCCTTGCCGAACAGTTCATGAGCCAGATCGCTGCGCTTCAGACGCTCGATGGCCGCATGCAAGGTACAGGGCAGCAACAACTCGTCCGGCGCCTCGAACTCACCCTGGATCGGCGGGCTCGGTTGCAGGTGCTGCTCCATCCCGTACAGTCCGGCTGCCAGGCTGGCGGCAATGGCCAGATAAGGATTGGCGTCGGCGCCGGGCAGGCGGTTCTCCACCCTTCTCGCCACCGGCGGGCTGGCCGGGATGCGCAGGCCCGCCGCCCGGTTGTCGAGGGACCAGCAGGCATTGTTGGGCGACGCGTAGGGATGGCAGAGGCGCTGGTAGGAATTCACATTCGGGGCGAAGAGCGCGGTGAGGTCCGCCATGGCCGCCTGCTGGCCGCCGATGAAATGGGCAAAGGCATCGGTCGGCACGCCATCGGCGTCGCTGAAGATGTTCTGCTCGCCTTCCAGGGTCACAACGCTCTGGTGGATGTGCATCGAACTGCCCGGCGTATGCGCCAGCGGCTTGGCCATGCACACGACCTGAATGCCATGCTTGAGCGCCACCTCCTTGAGCAAGTGCTTGAACAGAAAGGTCTGGTCGGCCAGCAGCAGCGGGTCGCCATGGAGGAAGTTGATCTCGAACTGGCTGACGCCCATCTCGTGCATGAAGGTATCGCGGGGCATGCCGAAGGCCTCCATGCCGCG contains:
- a CDS encoding fimbrial protein, which gives rise to MIRQVPAARFLPLYLLALSSGAQAALDDVCWPTSTSPLVIKFPDRLVIPPTAKAGDELASTEISSTIECNNKWYPTGRRAEIFKDKNNPSRTSDSIYLDTTVSGIGLHWTLETPNESGAFVMSGSSLNSTTPRPTVSFPYLGGQKTYWIRQVFKLVKTRNIGQDRIISFPDFKVSVEPDSFVGGLYRKPLFSYSFSPVQIETAACNLTKSSINVPMDRVQASQFHAPGSTSRQVPFSLSLECDQGASMKLNLDATHQVAGWEGTISLTSSSTAAGVGIQILDAADNTPIPLGKPRDMGVTHSGVNAIGLAARYIQTGNRVSPGTANGALTFSLSYN
- the cheR gene encoding protein-glutamate O-methyltransferase CheR, whose product is MSSGNVDFEQFRVFLEKSCGILLGSNKQYLVSSRLNKLMEQNGIKTLGELTQRIQGFSHGGLREQVIDAMTTNETLWFRDTYPFEVLKSRVLPELIKASPNQPLRIWSAASSSGQEPFSISMAIDEFEKINLGQLKAGARIVATDLSSSMLAACRSGEYDSLAMGRGLSQERLARYFDPKGPGRWAVKPAIRSRVEFRPLNLLDSYAALGKFDIVFCRNVLIYFSAEVKKDILTRIHATLKPGGYLFLGASEALNGLPDLYQMVQCSPGIIYKVK
- a CDS encoding glutamine synthetase family protein, with amino-acid sequence MTGEGFRSGRRLQLARGVLLQGIMGGYPPARFYGSDDGDLALVAEPTQIHRLPWSERPRALAICDAQELDGRPSGLSTRGLLRKVVERYAEHGWKPVVATELEFFVFAPNPDPSLAFQPPLGLDGRREAGCSAFSVSSNNGLRPFFEEVYRGMEAFGMPRDTFMHEMGVSQFEINFLHGDPLLLADQTFLFKHLLKEVALKHGIQVVCMAKPLAHTPGSSMHIHQSVVTLEGEQNIFSDADGVPTDAFAHFIGGQQAAMADLTALFAPNVNSYQRLCHPYASPNNACWSLDNRAAGLRIPASPPVARRVENRLPGADANPYLAIAASLAAGLYGMEQHLQPSPPIQGEFEAPDELLLPCTLHAAIERLKRSDLAHELFGKEFIEGYIATKTMELSSFFDEITPWERRILATQV
- the flgM gene encoding flagellar biosynthesis anti-sigma factor FlgM; translated protein: MVIDFNRLNNGPTPSGSGRTGNTEAGRNETVTSGQAVSSQNTGEQAPAAKSGESVQLSSEAQVLQKAGEKLRDLPVVDKERVEKLKQAIADGSYQVDSKRVASKLLNFESQR
- the flgA gene encoding flagellar basal body P-ring formation chaperone FlgA codes for the protein MNTKTTLFRHLMAKRRKSFAAVLPALCCLGYSPMSSAALTSPEVLIGTAEGFLEYAVEEYLQRSSIQGRSEIEVNRLDPRLRLAACDEDLTSRLESPAQPLGRVTVRIRCDGSSPWTVFVPAQVKLYREVVVVTRPLRRGAPIAPQDVTVAERDVGLLNQGFLSDPAQTIGQKTTRTLLPDQVLAPLHLQQAEVVSKGDQVVISAANSAISVRVPGEALANGAPGEQIRVRNLSSGRVVKARVKAPGQVQVDM
- a CDS encoding flagella synthesis protein FlgN — its product is MHDTNLLQLFTDDIGHAQRLLELMDEEFQALGERDLARLEKLLAEKQPLLAQLDQHGRQRSQLLASLQLSADRAGLQQLAERSSLGQALLDHGDELSQLLERCKALNERNGRLIRANRASVGSMLGILRGGDTPSLYDSRGAAARIGQQRPLSQA
- a CDS encoding MFS transporter codes for the protein MHRIWKSFRALYFATLLMLIGSGLLSTYLGLRLAADKVDGLWVGALMAANYFGLILGGKLGHRLIARVGHIRAYVACAGVVTAAVLGHGLISVLPAWLFMRMLVGLGMMCQYMVIESWLSEQADANQRGQVFAGYMVASYLGLVLGQLVLVLHPGLGPELLMLVAMCFALCLVPVALTRKLHPAPLHPAPLEPRFFIKRVPQSLSTVLVSGLVIGSFYGLAPLYATAQGLPIDQVGLFMGCCILAGLLVQWPLGWLSDRHDRALLIRITAALLALCALPLAIMPDAPLEVLFPVGFLVCLLQFSLYPLAVAFSNDHIEAERRVSLTAMLLITFGVGASIGPLLTGALMKQLGPNMLYAFVCFCAVVLVLRVRPAAVTGLHRVDEAPLHHVPTPDNMISSPLVAALDPRVDEQAVLDQMQSGDTPPSPPPSGEDMQERPQPSN
- a CDS encoding organic hydroperoxide resistance protein, whose product is MPIEKALYTAHAEAYGGREGRAVSSDGILDVKLTTPKELGGAGGDGTNPEQLFAAGYSACFLGAIKFVAGKEKITLSEDTSIEGAVGIGTLPTGFGIEVELKISLPGLDKQAARDLVDKAHIVCPYSNATRGNINVTLTLV
- a CDS encoding TIGR04282 family arsenosugar biosynthesis glycosyltransferase; translated protein: MTLSISLHLLASAPQAGKLHPRLLPELGEEGVERLHRQLVARVLNLPPLGFSERIFWIEDGPDEALEALAEDNDWMVVGQPVGDLGERMRRIAALGLSENDAVVLIGQHCPMLDADYLSAACEALDQHQAVLGPTEDGRYVLLGLRRVDPRLFEAMPWGSDRVLALTCERLQELDWRHGLLPSLWVLDDPEHLPRLGRLGFKFGVA
- a CDS encoding flagellar brake protein, yielding MPLLFAQSAFAFGETWTVSNPFHEENGPQPPKVLKAPVEILANLRLLQQHHDPLIITFHDRNQRFQSYLVEVDRDRGLIALDEMIPNDGERFLKNGETFRVESFHEGVRIAWDVQQPASVGEFEGDRCYWCALPEEVTYHQRRNAFRATLKQSQLVPVELDGDRMSSPIKGVMLDISATGCKLRFDGDLNGRLQPGQVYERFSARMPIGPITTPVELRHLHFDEKLGVSFVGIRFHKMSGLVQRNVERFVYQLQREARRFEKDELF
- a CDS encoding chemotaxis protein CheV, which encodes MAGVLDSVNQRTQLVGQNRLELLLFRLDGSQLYGINVFKVKEVLQCPRLTLMPKSSPVVRGVANIRGGTIPILDLSMATGRRGLDDLKNSFVIITEYNTKVQGFLVRSVERIVNMNWEEIHPPPKGTGREHYLTAVTRVDKQLVEIIDVEKILAEVAPTSEVVSEGVVDIETQSKAVSKRVLIVDDSSVARKQVMRCLETVGVEVKALNDGRQAYDYLRGMVEEGKAPEQELLMIVSDIEMPEMDGYTLTAEIRNDPRMQKLHILLHTSLSGVFNQAMVKKVGADDFLAKFKPDDLAARVVERIKVTDGG